In a genomic window of Aggregatimonas sangjinii:
- a CDS encoding arylsulfatase, whose amino-acid sequence MININFIFKLLASLVLRAFPLGLASVLAVLFLSCEEKKSQVPARPNIILIVADDLGYSDIGAYGGEIFTPNLNQMAKEGIRLSNMHNAGMCVISRSSMLSGQWWPKVGFGIEKGTNLAQVLQSEGYRTGLVGKWHLDGEPNDKGFDSFFGFLGGYSSYFNGSTDYRMNKEVYDDFGENFYSTDAFSAKAVDFISPKSDEEDDPFFLYLSYQAPHNPLQAYKEDIMAYRGSYSKGWQAVRDARVQKQLTLGLLNADTPLPEYPENLPDWETLSPAQKDLEDLRMAVYAAMVERMDRGIGQLMAALKANGQDQNTLILFLSDNGTDSFSVMDSVMLSKGLLPGDAGSNYQPGTGWAYASVTPKRLYKISQHGGGVKTGALAWWPARIDRPNVIKSEPLHVVDIMPTVLEAAGITDSNTLANSSAFAGKSVLPILNGEPWERKSPLFFQFMDNRAIRTDTWSLVEVDGSGWELYDNDKDPLETSDVSREHPSIVNELENKWLAWWVAESGTNDYKPESTMKSPHYSPQGDRGSGKVYVPSAMPDSLSFELGKVTIE is encoded by the coding sequence ATGATAAATATTAATTTCATATTCAAACTTTTAGCCTCACTCGTATTAAGAGCTTTTCCCTTAGGTCTCGCTAGCGTATTGGCCGTACTTTTTTTGTCCTGTGAAGAAAAGAAATCCCAAGTGCCTGCGCGACCTAATATCATCTTGATTGTTGCAGATGATCTAGGATATAGTGACATAGGTGCTTATGGTGGGGAAATCTTTACACCTAACTTAAATCAAATGGCAAAGGAGGGAATACGTCTTTCCAACATGCACAATGCCGGGATGTGTGTCATTTCCCGTAGCTCTATGCTCTCGGGGCAATGGTGGCCAAAAGTCGGTTTTGGGATTGAGAAAGGCACCAATCTTGCACAGGTGCTACAAAGTGAGGGCTATCGCACCGGATTGGTCGGCAAATGGCATCTGGACGGCGAACCAAACGACAAAGGTTTTGATTCGTTTTTTGGATTTTTAGGCGGCTATTCGTCCTATTTTAATGGAAGTACCGATTATCGCATGAATAAAGAGGTATATGATGATTTTGGTGAAAATTTTTACAGTACCGATGCCTTTAGTGCAAAAGCGGTTGATTTCATTAGTCCAAAGTCAGATGAAGAAGATGATCCTTTTTTCCTCTATCTGAGTTATCAGGCTCCGCACAATCCATTGCAGGCGTACAAGGAGGATATCATGGCCTACCGTGGAAGCTATTCCAAAGGATGGCAGGCGGTACGTGATGCCAGGGTCCAAAAGCAGTTGACCCTCGGTTTGTTGAATGCCGATACGCCTTTGCCCGAATACCCTGAAAATTTACCTGATTGGGAAACACTCTCCCCAGCGCAAAAAGATTTAGAGGATTTACGAATGGCCGTCTATGCTGCGATGGTCGAACGAATGGATAGAGGTATCGGCCAATTAATGGCGGCTTTAAAAGCCAATGGGCAAGATCAAAATACGTTGATTTTGTTTTTGAGCGATAATGGTACTGATTCTTTTTCGGTCATGGACTCCGTAATGCTCTCAAAAGGGCTTTTGCCCGGTGATGCGGGTTCTAATTACCAGCCAGGTACCGGATGGGCATATGCCAGTGTCACTCCAAAAAGGCTTTATAAAATCAGTCAACATGGAGGAGGGGTAAAAACAGGTGCCTTAGCTTGGTGGCCGGCGCGTATCGACCGACCGAATGTTATCAAGTCGGAACCCCTGCACGTAGTTGATATTATGCCTACGGTTCTAGAGGCTGCAGGAATCACCGATTCCAACACTTTAGCAAATAGTAGCGCTTTTGCGGGGAAATCGGTGTTACCCATCTTAAATGGAGAACCCTGGGAACGCAAATCGCCACTTTTCTTTCAATTTATGGACAATCGTGCCATTCGCACTGACACTTGGAGTCTAGTGGAAGTTGATGGGAGCGGTTGGGAACTTTATGACAATGACAAAGATCCCTTAGAGACCTCTGATGTTTCCCGGGAGCACCCAAGTATCGTAAATGAATTGGAAAACAAGTGGTTGGCTTGGTGGGTTGCCGAAAGCGGTACTAACGATTATAAACCTGAAAGTACAATGAAGAGCCCACACTATTCTCCCCAAGGCGACCGGGGTTCGGGTAAAGTGTATGTGCCATCGGCTATGCCTGACAGCCTGAGTTTTGAATTGGGCAAAGTGACCATTGAGTGA
- a CDS encoding MFS transporter, with product MSTDLKKETPTRMKDIMAYSAGDGVTSVLLNSILNFAMLFYTQVIGLDATLAGLAISISIFWDAITDPIMGHISDNTRSRWGKRHPYMLLGGILSLFFFTLLWLVPDGMESEYAIFAWLMGFNLLMRTGMTIFLVPYNALGFEICTDYDGRSKIQGVRFAFGMAINILTAFSWVLFFPDNADGEIKATAEAGNYTSLIIACVVVGLLLLAIVMFATRKYAIDSRNESRDNGGIANMFKEIAHTLKDPLLRMVYIMTIVGITSAAFVGSVQIYVYEFFMEFTSVEKTIVHSSTMVAFAVGSLVGSALAKRIEKKGAILAGISLGLIGNILLCILFVGGIVSKDFAPFELFGMESSGGMLTFMGFHDLFWLGVGTMIPTSFAMVADVSEIGKIRTGKLRDGSYSAMLSFVFKASQSLGVFFSGFVLTQMGFEAAQESYSMETMEKVTMVGFLSAAIFAAIAIIPVLKYPITRKYLERIRAGEITDI from the coding sequence ATGAGTACCGACCTGAAGAAAGAAACCCCGACCCGTATGAAAGACATCATGGCGTATTCCGCCGGTGATGGTGTAACCTCCGTTTTGCTCAATTCAATCTTGAATTTTGCCATGCTGTTCTATACCCAGGTTATCGGGCTGGACGCTACCTTGGCCGGTCTTGCCATTAGCATCTCTATTTTTTGGGATGCAATTACCGACCCCATTATGGGCCATATTTCGGATAATACCAGAAGTAGATGGGGAAAAAGACATCCGTACATGCTCTTGGGCGGGATACTTTCCCTATTCTTCTTTACCCTACTCTGGCTGGTACCGGATGGTATGGAGAGCGAATATGCCATTTTCGCTTGGTTAATGGGTTTTAATCTTTTAATGCGTACAGGAATGACCATTTTTTTGGTTCCCTACAATGCCCTTGGTTTTGAAATCTGTACCGATTACGACGGACGTTCCAAAATACAAGGGGTCCGGTTTGCATTTGGCATGGCAATCAATATCCTGACCGCCTTCAGCTGGGTGCTTTTTTTTCCCGATAATGCCGATGGCGAAATCAAAGCGACCGCCGAAGCCGGTAATTATACCTCTTTGATCATTGCTTGTGTCGTCGTAGGTCTTCTCTTGTTGGCTATTGTCATGTTCGCTACCAGAAAGTATGCCATAGATTCACGCAATGAATCTAGGGATAATGGGGGCATTGCCAATATGTTCAAAGAAATCGCCCATACCTTAAAAGACCCTTTATTGCGTATGGTCTATATCATGACAATTGTCGGGATTACCTCGGCCGCATTTGTCGGGAGCGTTCAAATTTATGTGTATGAATTTTTTATGGAGTTTACCAGTGTGGAGAAGACCATAGTACATTCCTCTACAATGGTCGCCTTTGCCGTTGGTTCTCTAGTTGGTAGTGCGCTTGCCAAACGTATCGAAAAGAAAGGTGCAATTTTAGCGGGAATTTCCCTTGGGCTGATCGGTAATATCTTACTATGCATACTATTCGTAGGGGGCATCGTTTCAAAAGATTTTGCGCCTTTTGAATTGTTTGGTATGGAATCTTCGGGAGGAATGCTCACCTTTATGGGCTTTCATGATCTTTTTTGGTTGGGCGTAGGTACTATGATTCCGACTTCCTTTGCCATGGTCGCCGACGTTTCGGAAATCGGTAAAATACGAACGGGTAAATTGCGGGACGGCTCCTATTCGGCAATGTTGAGTTTCGTATTTAAGGCATCGCAATCCCTAGGGGTATTTTTCTCCGGTTTTGTATTGACCCAAATGGGCTTTGAGGCAGCGCAAGAAAGTTACTCCATGGAAACCATGGAAAAAGTTACCATGGTCGGTTTTCTCTCCGCCGCTATCTTTGCTGCAATAGCGATTATTCCGGTTCTAAAATATCCTATTACAAGAAAATATCTCGAACGTATTCGAGCTGGAGAAATTACGGATATATAA
- a CDS encoding alpha-L-rhamnosidase produces MKTHLGILMLTLLSLKNVYPKNQQEAPLTINLPRVEYFQNPEGIDVVRPRFSWELIGEGRNRSQKAYQIIVASTAQKLENTTGDIWDSGRVSTQETNQIEYAGMPLKSNTKYYWKVRVWDEKDQESEWSESSYWSMGLLKFSNWQGLFIGHDVGYSTADKYDSLYLPPARYVRKSFTLSKKVKKATAYATALGLYELRLNGNKVREDYFLPGWTDYDKRLYYQTYDITSSLQLGENVVGAIIADGWYAGYIGYALFIYFDKVREFYGTNPAFMGQIHLEYEDGSTEIIASDVTWTVNEGPTREADIIMGETYDARLEHSGWDTPNYDDSDWNPPKLYTYPNGKLQAHPGTLVQEREELKPVEVTEPEPGTYVFNLGKNIAGIAELKVEGPAGTKVRLRFGEILRSDGNIQTDNLRKARATDTYILKGEGIEVWKPKFTYHGFQYVEVTGYPGVPTADAITGIVLSSIDTDASTFDSANKMNNTLFENIKTTQSANFFEVPTDCPQRDERLGWTGDAHTYVRSATYNSDVAAFITKFLVDLDDAQRWYGAYPNFAPFPFSRVNQYSPAWMDAGVIIPYNMYKVYNDKRILEYMYDGMEKFMQFQEDASTDYLRPGGGNNWGDWLSVNEETSHDFIASSFYGYDANLMAEMAEVLGKSDDAVKYRQLFQDIRKAFAKRYITESGQTTEDTQTTYALALYFDLFPDNLAHKGAARLAEKIKNNGFKFATGFLGTKHVMLALSKYGHNDVAYKIYQQTEYPSWGYSVENGATSIWERWNSYTKSDAKNSDLNAKMNSFSHYSFGSVAQWMFQFALGIDSEDSGYRNILIKPAVSKEMEFMEGSYKSINGTIASAWKWKGNRLEMDVEIPANTKAKIYIPTSDPSRIKEGNTSLMKTSEVEVLASNETETIVLVGSGKYSFTIKM; encoded by the coding sequence ATGAAGACCCATTTAGGAATTCTAATGCTAACACTACTATCCTTGAAGAACGTATATCCCAAAAACCAACAAGAGGCACCTTTGACAATAAACCTACCACGTGTAGAGTACTTTCAAAATCCGGAGGGCATCGATGTAGTCCGGCCTAGATTTAGTTGGGAACTGATAGGAGAAGGTAGAAATAGGTCGCAGAAGGCCTATCAAATAATAGTCGCCTCTACAGCACAAAAGCTTGAAAATACCACAGGTGATATTTGGGATAGCGGCAGAGTGTCTACCCAAGAAACGAACCAGATCGAGTATGCCGGTATGCCCCTTAAATCCAACACGAAATATTACTGGAAAGTACGCGTATGGGACGAAAAAGATCAAGAATCCGAATGGAGCGAATCGAGTTATTGGTCGATGGGCCTATTAAAATTTTCCAATTGGCAAGGCCTATTTATTGGTCATGATGTCGGCTACAGTACAGCGGATAAATACGATAGCCTTTACCTGCCCCCCGCTAGGTATGTACGCAAGTCGTTTACCTTATCGAAAAAAGTTAAAAAAGCCACCGCCTATGCCACGGCTTTGGGATTATACGAATTGAGACTTAATGGAAACAAGGTCAGGGAAGATTATTTTTTACCGGGTTGGACCGATTACGATAAGCGGCTGTATTATCAGACGTATGACATTACTAGCAGCCTACAACTTGGTGAAAACGTAGTCGGTGCGATTATCGCTGATGGTTGGTACGCCGGTTATATCGGGTATGCGCTATTTATTTATTTTGATAAAGTAAGGGAGTTTTACGGTACCAATCCTGCTTTCATGGGCCAGATTCATTTGGAATATGAAGATGGAAGCACCGAAATCATAGCCTCCGACGTAACCTGGACGGTAAATGAAGGTCCGACCAGAGAGGCGGATATCATCATGGGGGAGACTTATGATGCCCGCTTGGAACATTCAGGTTGGGATACACCGAACTATGACGATAGCGATTGGAATCCACCAAAACTTTACACCTACCCTAACGGAAAGTTGCAAGCGCATCCGGGTACCTTGGTTCAGGAAAGGGAAGAACTGAAGCCAGTGGAAGTTACAGAGCCCGAACCGGGCACCTATGTTTTCAATCTAGGGAAGAACATAGCCGGTATCGCAGAATTAAAAGTGGAGGGACCAGCAGGTACCAAGGTACGGTTACGCTTCGGGGAGATTCTTAGAAGCGACGGCAATATCCAAACGGACAATCTTCGAAAAGCTAGGGCAACCGATACCTATATTCTAAAGGGAGAGGGAATCGAGGTTTGGAAACCCAAATTCACCTATCACGGTTTTCAGTATGTAGAGGTCACCGGTTACCCCGGTGTACCCACTGCCGATGCTATTACGGGAATTGTTTTAAGCTCAATCGATACTGACGCCAGTACTTTTGATTCGGCAAACAAAATGAACAATACCCTTTTCGAAAACATCAAGACCACGCAGAGCGCCAATTTCTTCGAGGTGCCTACGGATTGCCCACAACGCGACGAACGTTTGGGCTGGACGGGCGATGCGCATACGTATGTACGTTCGGCCACCTACAATTCAGATGTTGCCGCATTTATCACCAAGTTTTTGGTCGATTTAGACGACGCCCAGCGTTGGTATGGTGCCTACCCGAATTTCGCGCCTTTTCCATTTTCACGGGTCAACCAATACTCACCCGCTTGGATGGATGCCGGGGTCATTATTCCCTATAATATGTACAAGGTTTACAATGACAAACGTATCCTCGAATATATGTATGATGGAATGGAGAAATTTATGCAATTCCAAGAAGATGCGAGCACCGATTATTTAAGGCCCGGTGGAGGTAACAATTGGGGCGACTGGCTTTCGGTCAACGAAGAGACAAGTCATGATTTTATCGCTTCTTCCTTCTACGGTTATGATGCCAATTTGATGGCAGAAATGGCCGAAGTCTTGGGGAAAAGCGATGATGCCGTTAAATACCGTCAGTTGTTCCAGGATATTCGCAAGGCTTTTGCCAAAAGATATATCACAGAATCCGGCCAAACCACCGAAGATACCCAGACTACCTATGCGCTGGCCCTGTATTTTGATCTATTCCCGGATAATCTGGCCCATAAAGGTGCTGCCCGTCTGGCAGAAAAAATCAAGAATAATGGCTTCAAGTTCGCAACTGGATTTTTAGGAACAAAGCATGTGATGTTGGCACTTTCAAAGTACGGGCATAACGACGTCGCCTATAAAATATACCAACAGACCGAGTATCCCAGTTGGGGCTATTCGGTAGAAAACGGGGCCACCTCGATTTGGGAACGCTGGAATAGCTATACCAAGAGCGATGCGAAGAATTCCGATCTAAACGCCAAAATGAATTCGTTTAGCCACTATTCGTTTGGGTCCGTAGCGCAGTGGATGTTTCAGTTTGCCCTTGGCATCGATTCGGAAGATTCGGGCTATCGAAATATTCTCATCAAGCCGGCGGTGAGCAAAGAAATGGAATTTATGGAGGGAAGTTATAAAAGCATCAACGGCACCATAGCCTCCGCTTGGAAATGGAAGGGGAACCGCTTGGAGATGGACGTAGAAATTCCCGCCAATACCAAAGCTAAAATTTATATCCCAACATCCGATCCGAGTCGCATAAAAGAAGGGAATACGTCTCTTATGAAAACATCGGAAGTAGAAGTATTGGCATCCAACGAAACCGAAACCATAGTACTTGTCGGCTCCGGAAAATATTCATTTACCATTAAAATGTAA
- a CDS encoding sulfatase, whose protein sequence is MKKTSVFLLCISCFLFSCKDGGEQASENTRSSRPNLLIALSDQHSFDMIGAYGNEQIITPNLDQFAKEGMLLANAFSSQPVCTPFRGMIMSGMHPLKNGAFTNDTPLLPHKTKLLGQILKEEGYQTAYIGKWHLLGGDRDRPIPKGKMRYGFDTLLTNNCQTDFRAGEAYFWNDKGEKEYFDEWEVYGQTKQALSYLDDIDPERPFALIVSWHPPHDWGKFKGQDGKMHYRYDTLEELMALYDRDSIKMRPGLKSTPDRKRMYHGHMAMISGVDKAFGMLMDKLKELKLEENTVTLFSADHGDMLESHNAVLPKQYPHDYSNHIPFLIKFPKKIPKGASSEVLLGTMDIMPTVLGLMDIESNQKYDGKNLSKQLQDISADSPTYVPLWNMNRGERQKNNWRGVVTKEFTFAIGQDSLEILNVLYDRQNDPNQLNNLFRNPKYSAKREKLEKMTWEWMGRLQDKFYGPSDFLEARPEEGWGYQMNKSPLELLQELKEVSN, encoded by the coding sequence ATGAAAAAGACTTCCGTATTTCTTTTGTGTATCTCTTGCTTTCTATTCTCTTGTAAAGATGGCGGAGAACAAGCATCTGAAAACACGCGATCTTCGCGTCCCAATCTTCTTATCGCACTCTCCGATCAGCATTCTTTTGATATGATAGGGGCCTATGGTAACGAGCAAATTATCACCCCGAATCTGGATCAGTTCGCAAAAGAAGGCATGCTCCTCGCAAATGCATTCTCAAGCCAACCCGTTTGCACGCCCTTCCGAGGTATGATAATGAGTGGTATGCATCCTTTAAAAAATGGTGCTTTTACGAATGATACCCCACTCCTACCCCACAAGACGAAGTTATTGGGTCAGATTTTAAAGGAAGAAGGTTACCAGACCGCCTATATTGGGAAATGGCATTTACTGGGAGGCGATCGGGATAGACCCATTCCAAAAGGTAAAATGCGCTACGGTTTTGATACGTTGTTGACCAACAATTGCCAAACGGATTTTAGAGCTGGTGAAGCTTATTTTTGGAACGACAAAGGTGAAAAGGAATATTTTGACGAATGGGAAGTATATGGGCAAACGAAACAGGCGCTCTCCTATTTGGACGATATTGATCCCGAAAGACCCTTTGCGCTAATAGTTTCTTGGCACCCACCGCACGATTGGGGCAAATTTAAGGGGCAGGATGGGAAAATGCACTACCGATATGATACTTTGGAGGAGCTGATGGCACTATACGATAGGGATTCTATAAAAATGCGGCCGGGATTGAAATCTACTCCCGACCGAAAACGAATGTATCATGGCCATATGGCCATGATAAGTGGTGTGGATAAGGCGTTTGGAATGTTGATGGATAAACTTAAAGAGCTGAAATTAGAAGAAAATACGGTAACACTTTTTTCGGCAGATCATGGGGATATGTTGGAATCCCACAATGCAGTGCTACCCAAACAGTATCCCCATGATTACTCCAACCATATACCGTTTTTGATAAAATTTCCTAAAAAAATCCCCAAAGGAGCCAGTTCCGAGGTATTGCTCGGTACCATGGATATCATGCCAACGGTATTGGGTTTGATGGATATCGAAAGTAATCAAAAGTATGATGGCAAAAACCTTTCTAAGCAATTGCAAGATATATCCGCCGATAGCCCAACTTACGTTCCCTTATGGAATATGAACAGAGGTGAGCGACAGAAAAACAATTGGCGCGGGGTGGTGACCAAGGAGTTTACTTTTGCGATAGGTCAGGATTCTTTGGAAATTTTAAATGTGCTATACGACCGCCAGAACGATCCAAATCAACTAAACAATCTTTTTAGAAACCCGAAATACAGTGCGAAAAGAGAGAAGTTAGAAAAGATGACTTGGGAATGGATGGGACGCTTGCAGGACAAGTTTTATGGGCCATCGGATTTTCTGGAAGCAAGGCCGGAGGAAGGATGGGGGTACCAAATGAATAAGAGTCCCTTGGAACTATTACAGGAATTGAAAGAAGTATCGAACTAA